The DNA sequence TAGCCAAGAACCCATTCTGGATGGGCCATGGAAACTCAGTCTGCAAATTTGAATTAAGTCAGTCTCTTTGGTAATGCCTTCTGACACCTGGGAGAAGCCATAACAAATCCCCTCTGGGAGGAAGGTACCTTCATTCTAAACTCCAGGAAACCTTCAAGAATAGTATTTCAAGGGCAATGGCCAGCACACTGTCAAAGATAAAGAGGTAGGCATGCAATAAAATAAGGCTCCAGAACAAGAACTGGTAGAAACAACAGAATATAGAAACAGACTCAGCCCAGTTCTAGACTCACCAGCTCAGGGGTAGTGATAGCATCCAACAAGCGCTGCAAGGGGAAGTTGGCAATGGGATGTGCAGCCAAGGTCTGCAGTTGTCCTTGGAAGTGATCCACAAAGAGGATCTGAAGTTTCGGGGGCTCTGACACTAGCAGCACCTGCTCTAGAAGTCTGGAACTCGTCTGATCCCGCAGAAACAGTAGCAGGGGGCTGGGGACAAGAAGAAGGGGATCAGACCGTCATAACTAAAAAATACAGTTGTACcacctcgtctcatcatctcaaacAGACCCATCAAACTAGGTCGATCTTGAGACCCTGATCATACCTGCTATCTGCTGAGGAATTGCGGGTACTCAAATAGCCAATCACAGCACTACAGAGATGGGCACAAAACTGGGGCAGTTTGCGGTGTAAAATCTGCAAGGCCACTTGAAGGCAGAAGCTGGAGATCTTGTCAGTGACAAACACTGCAGGGTGAGAGCAGAAATAATAAAAGTAGCTTtcccaaaatcccaacaacctgtTCAACCTGCAAATGGCAAAGTACAAGAGACTATGGATACAGAGGGTCTATACAAAATGTTCTGTAACATCAAACCGGACCAAGTTTGAGAAGACAAATAAGACTGATTTAAGTAAGGTCCTTATTTGATAGTAATCACCTCTagaaaagtagatttttttttagactCTTCTGCTACTCTCCTCCTTACCAGCAATGTCCTGTAGAAAGCAGGAACTTAGGTCCTGAAGGCGATTCAAGAAGATTTCAGGGACTTCGAAATGAGTTGGCTTACATTCCCGAGCTGAGGCCCTTTGTGCTTCTGAAGATCAAGAATATGTGCAGTAGTGAAATCACAAACTCCCATCCAGGAGGGAGGAGGATTCCACAGATGAACAAGGCTTTGCTTGCACACAGGGAACCAAAGTGGTACACCTGAATGTCTCTTCTCACCTGGATGAATGAACTGAGACtacatttgtttccatttttctaagAAACTTCCACCAGCTTCTCCACAGGAGACAGTCCAAACTCCTCAGCCAGATATTTAAGGCATTCCAAAAATCAGGCTTCACCTAAACTCTCTAACCGTATTTCTCAGTTTCTCAATATGGAGGTCACAATCTATGAGTGCATCATGAAATCAGTTTACTGGGTCTCAACcaacatttttaaatagaatgaaacaaaaaataaaatttaaaaagaaaaaacacagagtaGACTGCATATAGTAAAGGTATTGTTTCCTGAACTTTTGCTTAAATCCAATACAGGAATACAGACGTATATGGATGCTAAATTgtgttaaaatacaaatttcttaTGATGggttgtggttaaaaaaaaaagtttgaaatccaCTGCTTTTATAAATATCTCCCTTCCCTGCTTCCATTCGAATCGCTGTGCCCTAAAAACACTTATGCATTCTCACCTCTGGGCCTCTGCAACATACACTAATCTTTGGTCAGCTAAGCCATCCTAATTTCTCTGCTAATTCTCCAAGGGTACGTTTCCCCATGAAGACTTACTCTTCTTTttactctctccttccctctaggactactttcttcttttgtagtACTTACCAATTGTCTGGGAGCCACTGGGCCTGCCTCTCTCAGACTCCAGAAGAGTCCCTCCTAATACTTGCAGGAGAGTTCTGACCACAAAGCTGCCATGTGTGTCTCCAcagtagaaaagaaaatcatcacACACCTCAGCAGCTAATCCCAGGACTAGCTCCTCCAGAGTCTCTAAGGAATCATTCTttccatcctcctcctcctcctcctcctcctcctcctcctcctcctcttccttcaccTTCTCCTCCTCCGAGTTCCCCAGCAAACGAGGTAGCTGCAGTAAAGCACTCTGCAACACATGGACTCCACACCGATGACAGGCCACAAAGCGCAAGTTGGAGCTCAGAGCAGCCCATACTCGACACAGTGGTTTCAAGGGACTAAACCCCAACAGTTCCTGCAGCATTTCACTGCCGCTCCTGTTCGTGGCCAAGGCTAGGGCCTGAGCCTCCACTTCCTTCAATACGTTCTGCACTATCAGAtctggaaagaggaaagaaacagtGAGAAGATGGTAAGGTTACATTCCATCACCCAACCaaggcggtggggggggggggtgacgaGGAAGAGGAGATGGGATATGAAATTAAATCTCCGCGCTTTGGAGATCCCTTAAATCTCCCAGTCTGCGCCGGAGTTTATACCCAGACAGACCCCCTCCCTTGGGCCCACCCCGAAGTTGCTCCCTACCTCGTTCTTCTCCGGTTTTGGGAGCTTCTTTTAGAGCTGAAAGCGCCCGGCGGAAATACCCCAGCGCTTCGGGGCTCAGGTGCGGGTGGGGCTGCGAGGATCCGTCCCGAGGCCGGCGCGGTTGCAACCTGCGGCCTGGTGGGGACCGCCCGGACCCCTTTGCCCCGCGCCCCCGTTTGCAGCCAGCTAGAAGCCGGCGCCTCACCTTCTGGGAGGAGCGTGGACCCAGCCCCATGGGTGCTCCGGGCCCTGTCAGTCTCGCTATCCCCCCTTACTCGTAGAGTGACCCACGCAACACGGGACATGCACCGTACCGACTTAGAAGCGCCGGCGCGCTCCGGGCGCAGCCGCGTACGTCACAGCTCCGCGACGGCCTCAGGCAGGGGGGCGTAGCTGGGTCACGCGGTTCGCCCCGCCCCCACACGTGCCCACACCCCAGGCCAGCGCTCCGCCCCCTCGAACCCGACTTTTGTTTCAGACCCAGTCCTGCTCTCTCGGAGCCCTTCCTTCACGTCTCCAGTTTGATCGTGGCCAGAGCTCGAACTTCAACTCCAACCCTCCCGCTCCCGCCGCCAGAATCAAGGTTTTCGAGCCACAGCAGCTGTAGCGAGACCGCACAGCAGTGGGCGAGTAAGAATTCCCCGCTCGCCTCGGGGTCCCCGGGCCTCCCTCCACCCGACCGGGAAGCGGCGCCAGGGGTCGGCGGGACTGAATCCAGGCTGTAAGGGCCACAGCCCCAGAGAGCCCAGGACTCTGAGGGTCTCCCGTTCCAGAACCTCCCACCTCAGAGGATGCCACGAGGTGTCCAGCTCTGGACAGCCCAGCCCGCCCCCTTCACTCCCTACCCTCCCAAAAGAGACACTCAGCAGCCCTGCCTGAGGGCCCACCCACCTCTCAGGCACCCcctctgttccttttccctcctgtCATAAGAGCCCGACCTTTGCTCCCCTTCCTGCCGCTGTTTTGGGTCcccgtacacacacacacagcccgaCCTTTGCTCCCCTTCCTGCTGCTGTTTTGGGTCcccgtacacacacacacacacacacacacacacacacacacacacagcccgaGCTTTGCTCCCCTTCCTGCCGCTGTTTTGGGTCcccgtacacacacacacacacacacacacacacacacacacacacacacagcccgaACTTTGCTCCCCTTCCTGCCGCTGTTTTGGGtccctgtacacacacacacacacacacacacagcccgaACTTTGCTCCCCTTCCTGTTGCTGTTTTGGGTCCccgtatacacacacacacacacacacacacacacacacacaagcccgAACTTTGCTCCCCTTCCTGCCGCTGTTTTGGgttcccatacacacacacacacacacacacacacacacgcacacacgcaatCTGCTGGCTTTCCGCAGATCAAGTCTCTGCTGCCACAGGTTTTCACCCTTTACCAGAATCATGGCACCGCCTCTGAAGGGCCAAGTGTGCGTGGTGACTGGGGCGTCCAGGGGCATCGGGCGCGGCATTGCCTTGCAGCTCTGCGAAGCAGGGGCCACTGTTTACATCACTGGCCGTCATCTGGACACCCTGCAGACCACTGCTCAGGAGGTGAGCCCTTGCTCTGGGACCGCCGCACAGAAACCACCCGAGGAAGCCCTTCTCAGGTTCTCCCGTAATCCCTTACTGAAAATCGTAATATTCCTCAGCAAAACATGAATATTTACTCCAAGTGGGATAAACAAataccacaatcaactttaggTCGGGTCCGATTTCACCACCAAGTAAGCTTTATGAGCTTCGGGAATTTGGAATTAACAACTAAAGGATTGTAGGCCTGTACATTCTTCTATTTTTGGGGAAGCCTTAATGAACTTTACGTTTTCATTTGGAATCCAGACTTCCCTACTAGACTTCAGTTCAATAAATGTGTGGGTGCCTACAGTTTGCTAGGTGCTAGGCAAAGCACTGAAGTTACTGAGATTAATGAAATATAATCTTTGCTCTTAAAAAGACAGAGTCCAACAGGAAGTCAGATGCAGAAATTGCTTATCTCCATGTCGTGTGAACGTGGTGATGATGAGAGAGGTGTGCACGTGAGTGCATGTGGAGATTCTGTGGGGAACACGATTGTCAGGGAAGGCATTTTGCAGGAGGTGGTTCCCAAACTGAGTCTCTAAAGTTAGGAAAGGCATTCTAGCAGAGGGAAAGTGGTACACAGCGTGCATGTGGTGAATAATAAAAGCTAGTGCCTAAAAGTACAAGGCAAGCATGGGGATGAGATGCTGGAGAACTTTGACTTTATTCTCTGAGAGATGGGGATCCCATCAGAAGATTTTAAACAGATTTGCATCTTAGACAGTTCAACACTGGCTGTCGTATGAAGAATTAATTTACAAGGTAGAAAGACTGGAGGAGAGATGAGCAGGTAGGAGCCGTTGCAGTaattcatgcactagggtaagaGACTGTGATCCAAAGCACAGGTGGGTAGGACAGGGAGATTGTTCTAGAATAAGACAACATGCTTTCTCTAAAGTTGGAGGATGGGGACACATTTGTTCAGGATGAGGCAGAACATGAAGTAGAAAGAGTTGTTACTTAGTAACTGATTTCTCAGTTACCAAAGAGGACAGTTGATGGGATGAGGGTAAGAGGGCTGGGGTTGCAGAGGAGCTCGAAGTGAGTGCCGAAGAGTAGGAGCTAAGGGCCTGAGAGATGGAAATGACCAAGGATGAGGAAAAGGATCATTACTCGGTTCTCACGAGCTGGCTCCATGCCTTATCTGTCCCTGTCCTCCATGTGCAGGACACAGTGCCTTGCACGTGGTTTATAAGCTTCAGTAAAAGTCTGTTGATGTGAAACACGAGATCCACCTTGCTGGTGGGTGGGGGCAAGGTGGGGGCCGAGAGGGAGGAGCCGCTCATTCCTGAAACACCAGAGGGTGAGATTTGCTCGCCAGGTTCCCTCAGCTGCTTGCCTTCTCAGCTCCCAAGTTCACTTTGGTTGGGGGGGTTGCCTTAGCACATATCTCCTGGGTCCCTCTTCAGGCACAATCCCGTGGAGGCAGGTGTGTGCCTGTGGTATGTGATTCCAGTCGGGAGAGTGACGTGCAGAGCCTGTTCGAGCAGGTGCGTCGGGAGCAGGAGGGGCGTCTGGATGTGCTGGTCAACAATGCCTACGCTGGGGTCCAGGTACCCTTTGAACTCTGATCCCAGCCCCATGTTCCTGGCCCTACCCCTAAGCCCTGAGTCCTCATCCCCACTGTCTCCTCTATTACCCAGCCCCTCACTCCTTCTTGCTTTAAGATCGTCCAATCCATCACCCTTCCTGTGTCTTCCAGACAATCAT is a window from the Tamandua tetradactyla isolate mTamTet1 chromosome 14, mTamTet1.pri, whole genome shotgun sequence genome containing:
- the NOP9 gene encoding nucleolar protein 9, whose protein sequence is MGLGPRSSQKVRRRLLAGCKRGRGAKGSGRSPPGRRLQPRRPRDGSSQPHPHLSPEALGYFRRALSALKEAPKTGEERDLIVQNVLKEVEAQALALATNRSGSEMLQELLGFSPLKPLCRVWAALSSNLRFVACHRCGVHVLQSALLQLPRLLGNSEEEKVKEEEEEEEEEEEEEEDGKNDSLETLEELVLGLAAEVCDDFLFYCGDTHGSFVVRTLLQVLGGTLLESERGRPSGSQTIEAQRASARECKPTHFEVPEIFLNRLQDLSSCFLQDIAVFVTDKISSFCLQVALQILHRKLPQFCAHLCSAVIGYLSTRNSSADSSPLLLFLRDQTSSRLLEQVLLVSEPPKLQILFVDHFQGQLQTLAAHPIANFPLQRLLDAITTPELLSPVFEELSPALEAVLAQGHPGVVVALVGACRRVGAHQAQVLQLLLEAFHCKAPLSRQVACVPLFASLMAYEVYYALAEEEEAVPAEHQVEMAAARPLGEVTVLGSLLVQHLLHFSTPGLVLRSLGALTGPQLLALAQSPAGSHVLDAVLTSSSVTRKQRRRLLQTLKGQYVALACSRHGSRVLDAIWSGAALGARKEIAAELGERNQELIRDPFGHHVARNVALTTFLKRREAWEQQQGAVAKRRRVLNSILED